From Streptomyces fungicidicus, one genomic window encodes:
- a CDS encoding protein spdB has product MRAKTVLPAVAMTAVSMVLTLAVVVMWLGTAVPWPVALVVGLGIDGGWLATLAYERRLAAQGDHNRAVTAVGWSFGILAAGVLVAHALTAEHSAGAWLAVAWLPIAAKALWLVHAMWERTALTPVALDAIRGIQQEARDEAAVARARLRAEAATEETRLTAVTEAGARVARVQAKTAQALAGAWSTLETARAGEETGRALTSVTARVTPGVTPRWELPVWGPSEPLAARSLESAPALTDEALDVIVDEIRTSETPALSYREMAARFRAAGHSASEMRLRAAWKRVA; this is encoded by the coding sequence ATGAGGGCCAAGACGGTTCTGCCGGCCGTCGCGATGACGGCCGTGTCCATGGTGCTAACCCTCGCCGTGGTGGTGATGTGGCTGGGCACGGCGGTGCCGTGGCCGGTCGCTCTGGTCGTCGGTCTCGGTATCGACGGGGGATGGCTGGCCACCCTCGCTTACGAACGCCGCCTCGCCGCACAAGGCGACCACAACCGGGCCGTGACCGCCGTCGGCTGGTCCTTCGGCATCCTCGCCGCCGGCGTACTGGTCGCCCACGCCCTTACAGCAGAACACTCCGCCGGGGCGTGGCTCGCCGTCGCCTGGCTCCCGATCGCAGCCAAGGCCCTGTGGCTGGTGCACGCGATGTGGGAGCGCACCGCCCTTACCCCGGTCGCGCTGGACGCGATCCGCGGTATCCAGCAGGAGGCGCGCGACGAGGCCGCCGTGGCCCGCGCCCGGCTCCGGGCGGAAGCCGCGACCGAGGAGACGCGGCTGACGGCCGTGACGGAGGCCGGGGCGCGCGTCGCACGCGTCCAGGCGAAGACCGCGCAGGCCCTCGCGGGGGCGTGGTCGACGCTGGAGACGGCCCGCGCGGGCGAGGAGACCGGTAGGGCGCTGACCAGCGTGACGGCCCGCGTCACACCCGGTGTCACGCCCCGTTGGGAACTGCCGGTGTGGGGCCCGTCCGAGCCGCTCGCCGCGCGGTCGCTGGAGAGCGCACCGGCGCTCACGGATGAGGCGCTGGACGTCATCGTCGACGAGATCCGCACCAGCGAGACGCCCGCCCTGTCCTACCGGGAGATGGCCGCCCGGTTCCGCGCGGCCGGTCACTCCGCGTCCGAGATGCGGCTGCGGGCCGCGTGGAAGCGCGTGGCGTGA
- a CDS encoding ATP-binding protein: MSDDEKTPAREIITDYAQSHFRYFRTADGTVYAQRNGHPVARPIRSQGTTGSHRQELMVGLYRDGVGVFNGTALKEALDLIEALALTEDVQPVHIRVAPGWDGATWLDLGRADGRSVRIHPTGWDIAVPDPREVCWRRTQLTGELPLPARDTDGKGIDALLRLCNFATAQTECLAIAWLIGCLEPSVPVPAPFLTGPQGAGKSTGGRMLTRIIEGMSGDLRRAPKDEENLIAAVAAGWVTALDNLSHMTPDLSDAMCCIVTGAENVKRALFTDGDVFRARYRRPLLLTGIDVGVIRPDLAERLLPLRLERPRVRRTEAELWADYAEALPVILGSLLDLTVKVRAVDVETPTDLRMADFAHLCAQLDAATGFGSLAAYRAALDDLNDDVIEGDLLAQTVLRHAADVEPGTAQRMTSTEWLHHFTRLYTGEECRPLPKGWPTTGKVLSDRLKRLQPTLAARGVLIDSGRTYEGRYVEISRSPAAPPHQQQTL, translated from the coding sequence ATGTCCGACGACGAGAAGACTCCCGCCCGCGAGATCATCACCGACTACGCGCAATCCCACTTCCGCTACTTCCGCACCGCCGACGGCACCGTTTACGCCCAACGCAACGGCCACCCCGTGGCCCGCCCGATCCGCTCCCAGGGCACCACGGGGAGCCACCGACAGGAACTCATGGTCGGCCTCTACCGCGACGGCGTCGGCGTCTTCAACGGCACCGCCCTCAAAGAGGCACTGGACCTGATCGAAGCGCTCGCGCTGACCGAGGACGTACAGCCCGTGCACATCCGCGTCGCTCCAGGATGGGACGGCGCAACGTGGCTGGACCTGGGGCGAGCCGACGGACGCTCGGTCCGTATCCATCCCACCGGGTGGGACATCGCCGTTCCGGACCCGCGTGAGGTGTGCTGGCGGCGCACCCAGCTCACCGGGGAACTCCCCCTGCCCGCCCGGGACACCGACGGCAAGGGCATCGACGCCCTGCTGCGGCTGTGCAACTTCGCCACCGCTCAGACCGAGTGCCTGGCCATCGCGTGGCTCATCGGCTGCCTGGAACCGTCCGTCCCCGTCCCCGCCCCGTTCCTCACCGGCCCCCAGGGCGCCGGCAAGTCCACCGGCGGACGCATGCTCACCCGGATCATCGAGGGCATGAGCGGCGACCTGCGCCGCGCACCCAAGGACGAGGAAAACCTGATCGCGGCCGTGGCCGCCGGGTGGGTCACGGCGCTCGACAACCTCTCTCACATGACCCCGGATCTGTCCGATGCGATGTGCTGCATCGTCACCGGGGCCGAGAACGTCAAGCGCGCCCTGTTCACCGACGGGGACGTGTTCCGCGCCCGCTACCGCCGGCCCCTGCTGCTCACCGGTATCGACGTCGGAGTCATCCGCCCCGACCTTGCCGAACGGCTGTTGCCGCTCCGGCTGGAACGCCCGCGCGTCCGGCGCACTGAGGCGGAACTGTGGGCGGACTACGCGGAGGCTCTGCCCGTGATCCTGGGGTCTCTCCTGGACCTCACGGTCAAGGTCCGCGCGGTCGACGTGGAGACCCCGACCGACCTGCGGATGGCAGACTTCGCGCACCTGTGCGCGCAGCTGGACGCAGCGACCGGTTTCGGGTCGCTCGCCGCCTACCGGGCCGCCCTGGACGACCTCAACGACGACGTGATCGAGGGCGACCTGTTGGCACAGACCGTCCTGCGGCACGCCGCCGACGTCGAACCGGGCACGGCACAGCGGATGACGTCCACGGAGTGGCTGCACCACTTCACCCGCCTCTACACCGGCGAGGAGTGCCGTCCCCTGCCCAAGGGGTGGCCGACCACCGGCAAAGTCCTCTCCGACCGCCTCAAGCGCCTACAGCCCACCCTCGCCGCCCGTGGCGTCCTCATCGACTCGGGCCGGACCTACGAGGGCCGCTACGTCGAGATCAGTCGCTCACCGGCCGCGCCACCACACCAACAGCAGACACTTTGA
- a CDS encoding helix-turn-helix transcriptional regulator translates to MASPQMLKLPEVLTEIGMSRAAFYRMRARGQAPRLVKLPNGHLRVRRSDLDDWLSNLDSPAY, encoded by the coding sequence ATGGCCAGCCCCCAGATGCTCAAGCTCCCCGAAGTCCTCACCGAGATCGGCATGAGCCGCGCCGCCTTCTACCGCATGCGCGCACGCGGACAGGCACCGCGACTCGTGAAGCTGCCCAACGGTCACTTGCGGGTCCGCCGCAGCGACCTGGACGACTGGCTCAGCAACCTGGATTCGCCCGCCTACTGA
- a CDS encoding YajQ family cyclic di-GMP-binding protein: MADSSFDIVSKVERQEVDNALNQTAKEISQRYDFKGVGASISWSGEKILMEANSEDRVKAVLDVFQSKLIKRGISLKALDAGEPQLSGKEYKIFASIEEGISQDNAKKVAKIIRDEGPKGVKAQVQGEELRVSSKSRDDLQTVIALLKGKDFDFALQFVNYR, encoded by the coding sequence ATGGCCGACTCCAGTTTCGACATCGTCTCGAAGGTCGAGCGGCAGGAGGTCGACAACGCCCTCAACCAGACCGCCAAGGAGATCTCGCAGCGCTACGACTTCAAGGGCGTGGGCGCCTCGATCTCGTGGTCCGGGGAGAAGATCCTCATGGAGGCGAACTCCGAGGACCGGGTGAAGGCCGTCCTCGACGTCTTCCAGTCCAAGCTGATCAAGCGGGGCATCTCGCTGAAGGCCCTGGACGCGGGTGAGCCCCAGCTCTCGGGCAAGGAGTACAAGATCTTCGCGTCGATCGAAGAGGGCATCTCCCAGGACAACGCGAAGAAGGTCGCCAAGATCATCCGCGATGAGGGCCCCAAGGGCGTCAAGGCCCAGGTGCAGGGCGAGGAACTGCGGGTCAGCTCCAAGAGCCGTGACGACCTCCAGACCGTCATCGCGCTGCTCAAGGGCAAGGACTTCGACTTCGCCCTGCAGTTCGTGAACTACCGGTAG
- a CDS encoding DUF6303 family protein produces the protein MTLTAQMSNTGRAWHLYVVLYGETEWPTFQWERTARVPTGAERRAALASLGYEVAPGAVWSWTEDSRDHGDDSTPVVLIAAIAVRGQDGGAA, from the coding sequence ATGACGCTGACCGCGCAGATGTCGAACACCGGCCGGGCGTGGCACCTGTACGTCGTGCTGTACGGCGAGACCGAGTGGCCCACCTTCCAGTGGGAGCGCACCGCTCGGGTCCCCACCGGGGCGGAGCGCCGGGCGGCGCTGGCCTCCCTCGGCTACGAGGTGGCGCCGGGCGCGGTGTGGTCCTGGACGGAGGACAGCCGAGACCACGGCGACGACTCCACCCCGGTCGTCCTCATCGCGGCCATCGCGGTGCGCGGTCAGGACGGGGGTGCGGCATGA
- a CDS encoding bifunctional DNA primase/polymerase, which translates to MTQPATIRRASGPRPPLPEHLWAALSLAADGVPVLPLRRGKVPFGNCPSCVGNECGGRPNMKTPGPCQCPGICHAWAAATTAPAVITSPAWAAAWRRAVCVGYHPGGAGLTVVDLDDADAIAWARAVLPATRTVPTTRGEHWIYRGTMPSRNAVRPGVDIKSTMSYARYLGPGTGAMADLPDAVRALAVKESSPVRLAAYVAVVPAGAGGGECPHRTPAFLERGIAMAEQRITEASSAVHATVYRTFLAVLSRHGRCGCLTDAHVARLFAAAQSKGETARHCADAWTNARTRLGL; encoded by the coding sequence ATGACCCAACCCGCCACCATCCGGCGAGCCTCCGGCCCACGGCCGCCGCTGCCGGAGCACCTATGGGCGGCGCTGTCGCTGGCCGCGGACGGTGTGCCGGTGCTACCGCTACGGCGAGGCAAGGTGCCGTTCGGCAACTGCCCCTCCTGCGTAGGCAACGAGTGCGGCGGCCGGCCGAACATGAAGACACCCGGCCCCTGCCAGTGCCCCGGAATCTGCCACGCCTGGGCCGCCGCCACCACCGCCCCGGCCGTCATCACCTCGCCCGCATGGGCGGCGGCATGGCGGCGGGCAGTGTGCGTCGGCTACCACCCCGGCGGCGCCGGCCTGACCGTCGTCGACCTGGACGACGCTGACGCCATCGCCTGGGCCCGCGCTGTCTTGCCCGCCACGCGGACCGTGCCGACGACACGTGGTGAGCACTGGATCTACCGGGGCACCATGCCCTCGCGGAACGCGGTCCGGCCCGGCGTCGACATCAAGTCGACCATGTCCTACGCCCGCTACCTCGGCCCCGGCACCGGCGCGATGGCCGACCTACCGGACGCCGTGCGGGCGCTGGCCGTCAAGGAATCCTCCCCGGTCCGGCTGGCGGCGTATGTGGCCGTCGTGCCCGCCGGCGCCGGGGGCGGTGAGTGCCCGCACCGCACACCCGCCTTCCTGGAGCGCGGCATCGCCATGGCGGAGCAGCGCATCACCGAGGCGTCCAGCGCGGTCCACGCCACCGTGTACCGCACCTTCCTGGCCGTGCTGTCCCGGCACGGCCGATGCGGCTGCCTCACCGACGCCCACGTTGCCCGGTTGTTCGCCGCCGCGCAGTCCAAGGGCGAGACGGCCCGGCACTGCGCGGACGCGTGGACCAACGCCCGCACGAGGTTGGGACTGTGA
- a CDS encoding FtsK/SpoIIIE domain-containing protein, protein MSENVVRLHKATDPPDSTAVTTLTVVPDAPASRPVPLWIRSGRAVKAAVTHERTRSAGRGVVRHGLYTFNGGRIVARRAWDGRTGARYERMIRAAEAAGNLEAAEEWEERLQRFRAARHHRRMDLLHSPVDAARGMAVGAGMSVGVLVALGVVLAISTGEVGDVVTPLSATIDFIALLIRIVQIVWGPAVTIGPFLALLALWSVGRKQHAAPQWALPANARSGEGEPITPSIVVKALRDLGIAPLKNAIKEMGDAGASMLGPITIAGCGVEVDVTLPSGVATDEVQKRRRKLAENLTRHEHEVFITIPQAARTVRLWIADSGALDEPIGPSPLVTDETLTADYKKGKAPWGQDLRGDAATISLYQRHLLVTGLSNQGKTAALRALALWLALDRSVQFWIADLKGIGDWAMFDGIAQVLIEGPSDDHVIQATEMVEDAVEEMNRRIEERRRDPNVVFEPLIVVVDEAQLAFMCPVIGDDKRPYGGSKATSRYFMAVRKIHNQGRAVDVLMWQGTQDPTDQNLPKLIREGAHTRASLVLGTESQARMALGDKAVDGGAAPHLLRQGLDKGTLVVASDGIAIPAGQSSITVRTHFIDDEPAAEIAARAKALRDGVTTLRVVDQDEERDALADVAAVIGDEARLRTNEVLKRLHALDPKVYSDQWTNDRLKALLEEHGEEPKKSHGVMVVHRDHVLRALANRDADDSASAAQ, encoded by the coding sequence ATGTCTGAGAACGTCGTACGACTCCACAAGGCCACCGACCCGCCCGACTCGACGGCCGTCACCACCCTCACCGTCGTCCCCGACGCGCCCGCCTCGCGGCCGGTACCGCTGTGGATTCGCTCCGGCCGCGCCGTCAAGGCTGCGGTGACACACGAGCGCACCCGGTCGGCCGGCCGCGGCGTGGTCCGGCACGGTCTCTACACATTCAACGGCGGGCGGATCGTGGCCCGTCGGGCGTGGGACGGCCGCACCGGGGCCCGCTATGAGCGGATGATCCGGGCGGCGGAGGCTGCCGGGAACCTGGAGGCGGCAGAGGAGTGGGAGGAGCGGTTGCAGCGTTTCCGCGCCGCCCGCCATCACCGCCGCATGGACCTGCTCCACTCGCCCGTGGACGCCGCCAGGGGCATGGCCGTCGGTGCCGGAATGAGCGTCGGTGTGCTGGTCGCCCTCGGTGTCGTCCTCGCCATCAGCACGGGCGAGGTGGGGGACGTGGTGACGCCTCTGTCGGCAACCATCGACTTCATCGCGTTACTGATCCGCATCGTGCAGATCGTCTGGGGCCCCGCCGTGACGATCGGCCCGTTCCTGGCACTGCTCGCGCTGTGGTCCGTCGGCCGCAAGCAGCACGCCGCGCCCCAGTGGGCCCTGCCCGCGAACGCCCGCTCGGGCGAGGGAGAGCCGATCACGCCGTCCATCGTGGTCAAGGCCCTGCGCGACCTGGGCATCGCTCCGCTGAAGAACGCCATCAAGGAGATGGGCGACGCAGGCGCGTCCATGCTCGGCCCGATCACCATTGCCGGATGCGGCGTGGAAGTCGACGTCACCCTCCCCTCCGGGGTGGCGACGGATGAGGTCCAAAAGCGGCGGCGGAAGCTCGCTGAGAACCTCACCCGGCACGAGCACGAGGTGTTCATCACCATCCCGCAGGCCGCCCGCACCGTCCGCCTGTGGATCGCCGACTCCGGCGCGCTGGACGAGCCGATCGGCCCGTCCCCCCTGGTCACCGACGAGACCCTCACGGCCGACTACAAGAAGGGCAAGGCCCCGTGGGGCCAGGACCTGCGCGGCGACGCCGCCACGATCAGCCTGTATCAGCGCCACCTACTCGTCACGGGCCTGTCCAACCAGGGCAAGACCGCTGCCCTGCGCGCGCTCGCCCTGTGGCTCGCGCTGGACCGCTCCGTGCAGTTCTGGATCGCCGACCTGAAGGGCATCGGCGACTGGGCCATGTTCGACGGCATCGCGCAGGTGCTGATCGAAGGTCCCTCCGACGATCACGTCATCCAGGCGACCGAGATGGTCGAGGACGCGGTGGAGGAGATGAACCGGCGGATCGAGGAGCGCCGCCGCGATCCGAACGTCGTGTTCGAGCCGCTGATCGTGGTGGTGGACGAGGCGCAGTTGGCGTTCATGTGCCCGGTCATCGGCGACGACAAGCGCCCGTATGGCGGCTCCAAGGCCACCTCCCGGTACTTCATGGCCGTCCGCAAGATTCACAACCAGGGCCGTGCGGTCGACGTGCTGATGTGGCAGGGCACCCAGGACCCCACGGACCAGAACCTGCCCAAGCTGATCCGCGAGGGCGCCCACACTCGCGCCTCCCTCGTGCTGGGCACCGAATCGCAGGCCCGCATGGCTCTGGGGGACAAGGCCGTCGACGGCGGCGCCGCCCCGCACCTGCTGCGCCAGGGTCTGGACAAGGGCACCCTGGTCGTCGCCTCGGACGGCATCGCCATTCCCGCCGGCCAGTCGTCGATCACGGTGCGCACGCATTTCATCGACGACGAGCCCGCGGCTGAGATCGCCGCACGGGCCAAGGCCCTGCGCGATGGGGTCACGACTCTGCGCGTGGTTGACCAGGACGAGGAGCGGGACGCGCTCGCCGACGTGGCGGCCGTCATCGGCGATGAGGCCCGGCTGCGGACCAACGAGGTCCTCAAGCGGCTGCACGCGCTGGACCCGAAGGTCTACAGCGACCAGTGGACCAACGACCGGCTCAAGGCACTGCTGGAGGAGCACGGCGAGGAGCCGAAGAAGTCGCACGGCGTCATGGTCGTTCACCGCGATCACGTCCTGCGAGCGCTCGCCAACCGCGACGCCGACGATTCCGCTTCCGCCGCCCAGTAG
- a CDS encoding GlsB/YeaQ/YmgE family stress response membrane protein: protein MTIISWIILGLLAGAIAKFLLPGRDPGGLVGTTLIGVAGAFIGGWASARWLDHPITKDFYDGATWAAAIGGSLVLLIAYRILFGHSRD, encoded by the coding sequence ATGACGATCATCAGCTGGATCATCCTGGGACTGTTGGCCGGGGCGATAGCGAAGTTCCTGCTGCCGGGCCGCGACCCGGGCGGCCTCGTCGGCACCACCCTGATCGGCGTCGCCGGCGCGTTCATCGGCGGCTGGGCGTCCGCCCGTTGGCTCGACCACCCGATCACCAAGGACTTCTACGACGGCGCCACCTGGGCCGCCGCGATCGGTGGCTCGCTCGTCCTCCTGATCGCCTACCGCATCCTCTTCGGCCACTCGCGCGACTGA
- a CDS encoding tyrosine-type recombinase/integrase — protein MGKTYDVRIWSVRQRKDRGQSSAELRWKTGETPHSQTFRTKTLAEGRRAELLRAAHAGEPFDESTGVPVSELRKRNDVSWYQHAREYIEMKWQHSPGSTRRTLAEAMATVTPALVTNTKGMADAKTVRTALYSWAFNMSRRDQELPDDVAAVLAWFERKSLPTSALADRMHVRAALDALTKKLDGTTASASTIRRKRAIFHNALGYAVDAGRLTDNPLPQVQWKAPEQVAEELDPASVPDPRQALALLDAVRTQSPRGRRLVAFFGCMYYAAARPAEVIGLRLQDCDLPRRGWGTLRLRETRPRSGSAWTDSGEAHDRRGLKHRPRRAVRTVPIPPDLVSLLRWHVTAYGVAPDGRLFRTQRGGLIQDTGYGEVWAEARRRALTPAQCASPLAKRPYDLRHAAVSTWLSSGVEPQEVAARAGHSVAVLFRVYAKCLDGGTATANARIERALRSGN, from the coding sequence ATGGGGAAGACGTACGACGTTCGTATCTGGTCGGTCCGTCAGCGGAAAGACCGTGGCCAGAGCTCCGCAGAGCTGCGCTGGAAGACGGGCGAGACTCCGCACTCTCAGACCTTCCGGACCAAGACGCTGGCAGAGGGCCGCCGTGCCGAGCTGCTGCGGGCGGCTCACGCTGGCGAGCCGTTCGACGAGTCCACCGGGGTGCCGGTCTCCGAGCTGCGGAAGCGCAACGACGTGAGTTGGTATCAGCACGCCCGCGAGTACATCGAGATGAAGTGGCAGCACTCCCCCGGTTCGACGCGCCGGACGCTCGCGGAGGCCATGGCCACGGTGACGCCGGCGCTTGTTACGAACACCAAGGGAATGGCCGACGCCAAGACTGTGCGGACGGCTCTCTATAGCTGGGCGTTCAACATGAGCCGCCGCGACCAGGAACTCCCGGACGATGTGGCCGCCGTGCTGGCGTGGTTCGAGCGGAAGTCGCTGCCCACCTCCGCGCTGGCCGACCGGATGCACGTGCGCGCGGCTCTGGACGCCCTGACCAAGAAGCTGGACGGCACCACGGCGTCCGCGTCTACCATCCGGCGGAAGCGGGCCATCTTCCACAACGCCCTCGGCTACGCCGTCGACGCCGGCCGTCTGACGGACAACCCCCTGCCTCAGGTGCAGTGGAAAGCTCCGGAGCAGGTGGCTGAAGAACTGGACCCCGCCTCAGTGCCAGACCCCCGGCAGGCTCTCGCGCTGCTCGATGCCGTGCGCACGCAGAGCCCCCGCGGGCGGCGCCTGGTCGCATTCTTCGGCTGCATGTACTACGCGGCGGCACGGCCGGCGGAAGTCATCGGCCTCCGTCTCCAGGACTGCGACCTGCCCCGGCGCGGGTGGGGCACTCTGCGACTCCGAGAGACCCGCCCCCGCTCCGGGTCGGCCTGGACGGACAGCGGTGAGGCGCACGACCGGCGAGGGCTCAAGCACCGGCCCCGGAGGGCAGTCCGCACCGTGCCGATCCCGCCCGATCTCGTGAGCCTGCTCCGGTGGCACGTCACCGCGTACGGAGTCGCCCCCGACGGGCGGCTGTTCCGGACGCAGCGCGGCGGGCTCATCCAGGACACCGGATACGGCGAGGTGTGGGCGGAAGCTCGCAGGCGTGCTCTCACGCCCGCTCAGTGCGCGTCGCCGCTGGCAAAGCGTCCGTATGATCTACGCCACGCCGCCGTCTCCACGTGGCTCAGCTCCGGTGTGGAGCCGCAGGAAGTGGCTGCCCGCGCTGGCCACAGCGTGGCCGTGCTGTTCCGGGTGTACGCCAAGTGCCTGGACGGCGGTACGGCCACAGCGAACGCCCGGATCGAGCGGGCACTGAGGAGCGGCAACTAG
- a CDS encoding RRQRL motif-containing zinc-binding protein, with translation MGALPVFRWRLAPDGYATRRQLRALGLRPGGQDVAAQLERPRRRRGPLVAYLYRVDLAVPVRPMTPARRAALERANRARRLCPVCRRDAGYVIPTSLGTCVPCAYPDPHEGPEGSTQ, from the coding sequence ATGGGGGCGCTGCCGGTGTTCCGGTGGCGCCTCGCCCCGGACGGCTACGCCACCCGCCGCCAACTGCGCGCCCTGGGCTTGCGGCCCGGCGGCCAGGACGTGGCCGCGCAGCTCGAACGGCCCCGCCGCCGACGGGGGCCCTTGGTCGCCTACCTGTACCGCGTCGACCTCGCGGTGCCGGTGCGTCCGATGACCCCGGCACGACGGGCGGCCCTGGAGAGGGCCAACCGCGCGCGCCGCCTCTGCCCTGTCTGCCGGCGTGATGCCGGATACGTCATCCCCACCTCGCTGGGCACGTGCGTGCCCTGCGCCTACCCCGACCCCCACGAGGGGCCGGAAGGGAGCACCCAGTGA
- a CDS encoding APC family permease, whose translation MTDTYSPGLRRTLGVGDAVVIGLGSMVGAGIFAALAPAAHAAGSGLLLGLAVAAVVAYCNATSSARLAARYPASGGTYVYGRERLGDFWGYLAGWAFVVGKTASCAAMALTVGAYVWPGQAHAVAVAAVVALTAVNYGGVQKSAWLTRVIVGVVLAVLSAVVVVCLTSGAAEAGRLDVGLSGGAGGVLQAAGLLFFAFAGYARIATLGEEVRDPARTIPRAIPLALGIALVVYAAVAVAVLSVLGPEGLGDATAPLADAVRAAGMPGLVPVVRVGAAVAALGSLLALILGVSRTTLAMARDRHLPRALTAVHPRFRVPHRAELVVGAVVAVLAATVDVRGAIGFSSFGVLTYYAVANASAWTLDARPWARLVPAVGLAGCVVLAFSLPWLSVAVGAGVLVVGVAAYGVRMRVRGSRR comes from the coding sequence ATGACAGACACGTACAGCCCCGGACTGCGGCGCACACTCGGCGTCGGCGACGCCGTGGTCATCGGTCTCGGCTCGATGGTCGGAGCCGGGATCTTCGCCGCCCTGGCGCCCGCCGCGCACGCGGCCGGTTCCGGGCTGCTCCTGGGGCTGGCGGTCGCCGCCGTGGTCGCGTACTGCAACGCCACGTCGTCGGCGCGTCTCGCCGCCCGGTATCCGGCCTCGGGCGGCACGTACGTGTACGGGCGCGAGCGGCTCGGGGACTTCTGGGGCTACCTCGCGGGCTGGGCCTTCGTGGTCGGGAAGACCGCTTCCTGCGCGGCGATGGCGCTCACCGTGGGCGCGTATGTCTGGCCGGGGCAGGCGCACGCCGTGGCGGTCGCCGCCGTGGTGGCGCTGACCGCGGTGAACTACGGCGGTGTCCAGAAGTCCGCCTGGCTGACGCGGGTGATCGTGGGTGTGGTCCTGGCGGTCCTCTCCGCCGTGGTGGTCGTCTGTCTGACGTCGGGGGCCGCCGAGGCCGGGCGGCTGGACGTCGGGCTCTCGGGCGGTGCCGGCGGGGTGCTTCAGGCGGCCGGGCTGCTGTTCTTCGCCTTCGCGGGGTACGCCCGTATCGCGACCCTCGGTGAGGAGGTCCGGGATCCTGCGCGCACCATTCCCCGGGCGATCCCGCTGGCCCTGGGCATCGCGCTGGTCGTGTACGCGGCCGTCGCGGTGGCCGTGCTGTCCGTGCTGGGGCCGGAGGGGCTGGGCGACGCCACCGCGCCGCTCGCCGACGCGGTGCGGGCCGCGGGTATGCCCGGGCTCGTGCCGGTGGTGCGGGTGGGCGCGGCGGTGGCCGCGCTGGGCTCGCTGCTCGCCCTGATCCTGGGGGTGTCGCGGACGACGCTGGCCATGGCCCGGGACCGGCATCTCCCGCGTGCCCTCACCGCCGTGCATCCGCGGTTCCGGGTGCCGCACCGGGCGGAGCTCGTGGTGGGCGCGGTGGTCGCCGTGCTGGCCGCCACGGTGGATGTACGGGGAGCCATCGGTTTCTCCTCCTTCGGCGTGCTGACGTACTACGCCGTGGCCAACGCGTCCGCCTGGACGCTCGACGCGAGGCCGTGGGCGCGGCTGGTGCCGGCGGTGGGGCTCGCCGGGTGCGTGGTGCTGGCGTTCTCGCTGCCGTGGCTCTCGGTGGCCGTCGGCGCGGGGGTGCTGGTGGTGGGCGTGGCGGCTTACGGGGTGCGGATGCGGGTGCGGGGCAGTCGGCGGTAG